In the genome of Conger conger chromosome 8, fConCon1.1, whole genome shotgun sequence, one region contains:
- the net1 gene encoding neuroepithelial cell-transforming gene 1 protein isoform X2, producing the protein MVAYDELGSFVPIKRTLQVIDYQNQANKETEEPSNKRVRPLGRVTSLANLISPVRSGAVRRFGQTIQSISFRGDGKSPGVAQKACSKAAAPTPPKRRNSTLWSETLDIHQKGTFSTKEIKRQEAIFELSRGEHDLIEDLQLARKAYHDPMLKLSIMSEEELTHIFGDLDAYIPLHEDLLVQLARATGPDGTVGQIGQIVISWLPGLNAYRDYCSNQLAAKALLDQKKQDRRVQDFLQRCLESPFSRKLDLWSFLDIPRSRLVKYPLLLKEILRHTPAEHPDVPDLEQAIAIIQGVLSDINMKKGESECQYYMDKLEYLDERQRDPRIESSKAMLCHGELRNKSGTKLHVFLFTEVLVLTRPVTRNERQCFQVYRQPIPVQELVLEDLPDGEVRMGGSFRGAFSNTDKAKNIFRVRFQDQSQGQSHTLQGNDIFHKQQWLNCLRGAMSALRPAPQGAPDPEPTLPDTESRHKRCSSSLSAIVHMEEADENCPQTAISAPSSPQGEHPSARTAPSPTAAPASPPTSPATSPPTSPSTAPSPRHKAKKEKKSRCSLGKRKETMV; encoded by the exons ATGGTGGCTTATGATGAACTGGGCAGCTTTGTCCCAATCAAACGGACCCTTCAAGTCATAGACTACCAGAACCAAGCAAATAAAGAAACAGAG GAGCCGAGTAACAAGCGCGTGCGACCGTTGGGCAGGGTGACGTCGCTCGCCAACCTCATCTCCCCCGTGAGGAGCGGGGCGGTCAGGCGTTTCGGGCAGACCATCCAG TCCATCTCCTTCCGGGGCGATGGCAAGTCCCCGGGCGTGGCCCAGAAGGCCTGCAGCAAGGCGGCGGCCCCCACGCCCCCaaagaggaggaacagcacACTGTGGTCCGAGACTCTGGACATCCACCAGAAGGGCACCTTCTCCACCAAGGAGATCAAGAGACAGGAG GCCATATTTGAACTGTCCCGGGGGGAACATGACTTGATCGAGGACCTCCAGCTCGCACGAAAG GCGTACCACGACCCCATGCTGAAGCTGTCAATCATGTCGGAGGAGGAGCTGACACACATATTTGGGGATTTGGACGCCTACATCCCACTGCACGAAG ATCTACTGGTGCAGCTGGCAAGAGCAACCGGGCCAGACGGCACCGTGGGACAAATCGGTCAGATCGTCATCAGCTGG CTGCCGGGCCTGAACGCGTACCGCGACTACTGCAGCAACCAGCTGGCCGCCAAGGCCCTGCTGGACCAGAAGAAGCAGGACCGGCGGGTGCAGGACTTCCTGCAGCGCTGCCTGGAGTCGCCCTTCAGCCGAAAGCTGGACCTGTGGAGCTTCCTGGACATCCCGCGGTCCCGGCTGGTCAAGTACCCGCTCCTGCTGAAGGAGATCCTGAGGCACACGCCCGCAGAGCACCCCGACGTCCCAGATCTGGAGCAGGCG ATCGCCATCATCCAGGGCGTGTTGTCAGACATCAACATGAAGAAGGGCGAGTCTGAGTGCCAGTATTACATGGACAAGCTGGAGTACCTCGACGAGCGGCAGAGAGACCCGCGGATCGAGAGCAGCAAGGCCATGCTGTGCCACGGGGAGCTGCGGAACAAGAGCGGCACG AAGCTGCACGTGTTCCTCTTCACGGAAGTGCTGGTTCTGACCCGCCCCGTGACCCGAAATGAGCGTCAGTGCTTCCAGGTGTACCGGCAGCCCATCCCGGTGCAGGAGCTGGTGCTGGAGGACCTGCCCGACGGGGAGGTGCGCATGGGCGGCTCCTTCAGAGGGGCCTTCAGCAACACCGACAAAG CGAAGAACATCTTCCGCGTGCGGTTCCAGGATCAGTCCCAGGGCCAGTCGCACACCCTCCAGGGGAACGACATCTTCCACAAGCAGCAGTGGCTCAACTGCCTCCGGGGGGCCATGTCCGCCCTGCGCCCCGCCCCGCAGGGGGCCCCGGACCCCGAGCCCACACTCCCCGACACGGAGAGCCGGCACAAGCGCTGCTCGTCCAGCCTGTCCGCCATCGTCCACATGGAGGAGGCCGACGAGAACTGCCCCCAGACGGCCATCTCGGCCCCCAGCTCGCCCCAGGGCGAGCACCCCAGCGCACGGACTGCCCCGTCCCCCACCGCAGCCCCCGcctctccccccacctctcccgccacctcaccccccacctctccctccaccGCACCCTCCCCGCGTCACAAAGCCAAAAAGGAGAAGAAGTCCCGCTGTTCGCTGGGGAAGAGGAAAGAGACCATGGTGTGA